A single Bacteroidota bacterium DNA region contains:
- a CDS encoding YeeE/YedE family protein: MKPKNYINPYLGGILLGIILLLTFYITGRGLGASGAVKSTVVAVVNSVSSQHAQNSAYYSSFISDDKHPMSTWLVFEVLGVLAGAFLSGALAGRLTFKVEHSPKITSRTRLIMATLGGLMFGIGSQLGRGCTSGAALSGMVNLSLAGFITMLAIFGSGYLYAYFFRKFWI, from the coding sequence ATGAAACCCAAAAACTACATCAACCCCTATCTCGGAGGAATTTTGCTGGGGATCATTCTTCTGCTGACTTTTTATATTACAGGCAGGGGACTGGGTGCCAGTGGTGCTGTTAAAAGCACAGTGGTAGCTGTAGTAAATTCTGTCTCCAGCCAGCATGCCCAAAACTCGGCTTATTACAGTAGTTTTATAAGCGATGATAAGCATCCTATGAGTACATGGCTGGTTTTTGAGGTGCTGGGAGTACTTGCCGGGGCTTTTCTGAGCGGAGCACTTGCCGGTCGCCTTACATTTAAAGTAGAGCATTCGCCCAAAATCACTTCCCGAACCCGCCTCATCATGGCCACTCTGGGAGGATTGATGTTCGGGATAGGATCACAACTCGGAAGAGGTTGTACTAGCGGAGCCGCCCTTAGCGGAATGGTAAATCTTTCCCTGGCTGGATTCATCACTATGCTTGCTATCTTCGGTTCAGGCTATTTATATGCATATTTTTTCAGGAAGTTCTGGATTTAA
- a CDS encoding 4Fe-4S dicluster domain-containing protein: protein MRYAMAIDTRKCVGCSDCVVACQTENNVPIGYCRDWITETVDGSYPNVELELRSERCNHCDNAPCVRCCPTGASHIVEGGIVLVTPNKCIGCGACIESCPYDARYSHPDGYVDKCTFCEHLVKRGQQPACVAVCPTKCMYFGDLEDPDSDVSRALKNRKFKALAPEAGTAPQIFYLM from the coding sequence ATGAGATATGCAATGGCTATTGATACACGCAAATGTGTAGGCTGTTCCGACTGTGTGGTTGCCTGCCAGACAGAGAACAATGTACCTATAGGTTATTGCCGCGACTGGATCACTGAAACTGTCGACGGGTCATACCCCAATGTGGAACTGGAGCTTCGCTCGGAGCGCTGTAACCATTGCGATAATGCACCCTGCGTGCGTTGTTGCCCAACAGGTGCCAGTCATATTGTGGAAGGAGGAATTGTTCTTGTTACCCCCAATAAATGCATTGGTTGCGGTGCATGCATCGAATCTTGTCCCTATGATGCCCGTTACTCTCATCCCGATGGATATGTCGACAAATGTACTTTTTGCGAGCACCTGGTGAAAAGGGGACAGCAGCCTGCATGTGTAGCCGTTTGTCCAACTAAATGTATGTATTTCGGTGACCTTGAAGATCCCGATAGCGATGTCTCCAGAGCATTGAAAAACAGAAAATTCAAAGCTCTGGCTCCGGAAGCCGGTACCGCTCCACAGATATTCTATTTGATGTAA
- a CDS encoding Crp/Fnr family transcriptional regulator: MNQTQYHCSECKIKSDAVGTLKRKDLDFLSQNCMEITLRRGESIIRQGTVSTHIAYLKSGLAKTHMSGPAGRDQILKIVTPGYYIGIQAIMFDKVHRYSASALNESVYCLIDSKSFMHLVRRNQVFAYEIVKYLSMDELTYYDRFVNQLQKHLNGRLADALTYFSQMYGGKGVFHLPVSKTDLAGLIGSSRESVSRALKEMSETGVIRVDGRKISILNVQLLEKISRSG, translated from the coding sequence ATGAATCAAACACAATACCATTGCAGTGAATGTAAGATCAAGTCGGATGCAGTAGGCACATTAAAGAGAAAAGACCTTGATTTTCTGAGTCAAAACTGCATGGAAATCACCTTAAGAAGGGGAGAAAGCATCATCCGTCAGGGAACGGTATCGACACACATTGCCTATTTAAAATCAGGGCTTGCAAAAACCCATATGAGCGGGCCTGCCGGGCGGGATCAGATTTTAAAGATTGTTACACCCGGATATTATATAGGAATCCAGGCCATCATGTTCGACAAGGTACATCGATATTCCGCATCGGCGCTTAACGAGTCAGTGTATTGCTTAATTGATTCAAAATCGTTTATGCATTTAGTCCGTCGCAATCAGGTATTTGCCTATGAAATTGTTAAATATCTGAGCATGGATGAGCTTACCTATTACGACCGGTTTGTAAATCAGTTACAAAAGCATTTAAACGGACGTCTCGCCGACGCGTTAACCTATTTTTCTCAAATGTATGGAGGAAAAGGGGTTTTCCATTTGCCTGTGAGCAAGACAGATCTTGCCGGGCTGATAGGTTCTTCCCGTGAGAGCGTGTCAAGAGCATTGAAAGAAATGTCTGAAACGGGGGTCATCCGTGTCGACGGAAGAAAGATCAGTATATTGAATGTGCAGTTACTTGAAAAGATCAGCCGAAGCGGTTAA
- a CDS encoding molybdopterin-dependent oxidoreductase, with protein MSTRRGFIKISAMGTAGVALAGSAIGVLNKSGLFAAEEGTQASLKAVHRYPTYCEVCFWKCAGWTYTDEQGRIQKIIGNENDPLCNGRLCPRGTGGIGMYYDPDRLKKPLIRVNRNGSQEFVEATWEEALDLVARKMKEIAEKYGPESMALFNHGSAGHHMGHLLKAYGSSNITAPSYAQCRGPREVGFEATFGSSVGSPEPTDIRNTKCLVLIGSHIGENMHNGQVQEMSDAIDNGATIITVDPRFSTAASKSKYWIPIKPATDMALLMAWIHVLIYEDLYNKDYISRYAFGFDQLKEHVKQMTPEWAYGITTIEPDIIRRTAWEMAKASPAVIVHPGRHVTWYGDDTQRSRAIAILNALLGSWGQRGGFYFKESPSVPDYPHPPFPKPKWSWKNIQGDQYKFARLSVSNALIDASVPGYMGEHKIHGWLVAGTNLPLTLPGMPVLFEAFNNLDFIAVVDTMPMEITGFADVVLPECTYLERYDELRDAPAREPYIALRMPAAEPMYETKPAWWIAREIGIRLGLGDYFNYENYSEVLDWQLRQIGSSLEEMQQIGIKKMDRTSGPLYITPGEDLTFNTNTGKIELYATDFAAEGFDPMPVYTEHEQPQQGYYRLIYGRTPPHTFSRTANNPNLTDLQDENYLWVNPKVARLWDLNTGDKVWLQNQDGVVSEFPIKVRVTERIRWDSIYMVHGFGHSDKKLTRAYGKGVNDSGLITNIKIDPLMGGTGMRSNFVTFLTEDPGKEAKL; from the coding sequence ATGAGTACAAGAAGGGGTTTCATCAAGATCTCAGCCATGGGGACAGCAGGGGTGGCATTGGCCGGGAGTGCTATTGGCGTTTTAAACAAATCCGGTCTTTTTGCTGCTGAGGAAGGAACCCAGGCCTCTCTGAAGGCAGTCCACCGTTATCCTACCTATTGCGAGGTTTGTTTCTGGAAATGTGCAGGGTGGACATATACAGATGAGCAGGGCCGCATACAGAAGATCATTGGTAACGAAAACGATCCTTTGTGTAACGGTCGTTTATGTCCGCGCGGTACAGGCGGGATAGGGATGTATTACGATCCTGACAGGCTAAAGAAGCCTTTAATAAGGGTTAACCGGAATGGTAGCCAGGAATTTGTGGAAGCGACCTGGGAAGAAGCACTGGACCTTGTTGCCCGGAAAATGAAAGAAATAGCCGAAAAGTACGGCCCTGAAAGCATGGCATTGTTCAATCACGGATCAGCCGGGCACCATATGGGGCACTTGCTTAAAGCTTATGGCAGTTCAAACATTACCGCCCCATCCTATGCCCAATGTCGTGGACCACGTGAGGTAGGATTTGAAGCTACTTTCGGTTCCAGCGTTGGTTCTCCCGAGCCTACCGATATCCGAAATACCAAATGCCTGGTATTGATAGGATCACATATCGGAGAAAATATGCATAACGGGCAGGTTCAGGAAATGTCGGATGCCATTGATAATGGTGCCACCATCATTACCGTTGATCCCCGCTTCTCTACAGCAGCCAGCAAATCGAAATACTGGATACCCATCAAGCCCGCTACTGACATGGCCCTGCTGATGGCATGGATTCACGTCCTTATATATGAAGACCTTTATAATAAAGATTATATTTCACGATATGCTTTTGGTTTTGATCAGCTAAAAGAACATGTTAAGCAAATGACCCCGGAATGGGCTTATGGAATCACAACCATCGAACCGGATATAATCCGGAGAACAGCCTGGGAAATGGCAAAGGCATCACCGGCAGTGATCGTCCATCCGGGACGACATGTGACCTGGTATGGTGATGACACCCAAAGATCCAGGGCGATTGCTATTCTCAATGCTCTCCTGGGTTCATGGGGGCAAAGGGGTGGTTTTTATTTCAAAGAAAGCCCCTCGGTCCCGGATTATCCACATCCACCTTTCCCAAAGCCCAAATGGTCGTGGAAAAACATACAAGGCGATCAGTACAAGTTCGCCAGGCTTTCAGTGTCCAATGCATTGATTGATGCTTCGGTACCCGGTTATATGGGCGAACATAAAATCCATGGATGGCTGGTGGCAGGAACCAATCTTCCTCTTACCCTTCCTGGAATGCCTGTATTATTCGAGGCTTTCAATAACCTTGATTTCATCGCTGTAGTTGATACCATGCCCATGGAAATAACAGGGTTTGCAGATGTTGTTCTTCCGGAATGCACCTATCTTGAGAGATATGATGAACTAAGAGATGCTCCGGCCAGGGAACCTTATATCGCACTCAGAATGCCTGCCGCTGAGCCAATGTATGAAACCAAACCGGCCTGGTGGATTGCCCGTGAAATCGGCATTCGCCTTGGTCTTGGCGATTATTTTAATTATGAAAATTATTCGGAAGTACTCGATTGGCAGCTGCGTCAGATCGGAAGCTCCCTGGAGGAGATGCAACAAATTGGCATCAAAAAAATGGATAGAACCAGTGGACCATTGTATATTACTCCTGGGGAAGACCTGACTTTTAATACCAATACCGGTAAGATAGAGTTGTATGCCACTGATTTTGCTGCAGAGGGATTTGATCCGATGCCGGTCTATACCGAACATGAACAACCACAGCAAGGCTACTACCGCCTGATTTATGGCCGGACACCTCCTCATACATTCAGCCGTACGGCAAATAATCCTAACCTTACCGACCTGCAGGATGAGAATTATCTCTGGGTCAACCCAAAGGTTGCCAGGCTTTGGGACCTTAATACCGGTGATAAAGTCTGGTTGCAAAACCAGGACGGAGTAGTCTCCGAATTCCCAATAAAGGTAAGGGTGACGGAAAGAATCCGCTGGGATTCTATCTATATGGTCCACGGATTCGGACATTCCGATAAAAAACTTACCCGGGCCTATGGCAAGGGTGTGAACGATTCAGGACTTATAACAAATATTAAGATCGACCCGCTGATGGGAGGGACTGGAATGAGAAGCAATTTTGTTACTTTCCTTACTGAAGATCCCGGAAAGGAGGCTAAGTTATGA
- a CDS encoding rhodanese-like domain-containing protein, with translation MDGKNKILIIVAAFILLIILGILSVRKPDIGYQLTPREALDNALSLVDEVFPEDIVYALEDSASGYQLIDLRTPYDFLQGHIRKAVNIPSSVLLQEDNLLFLQKLDKDSVTIVLYGNNQSQANLPWMLLKQIGIENVKVLLGGYDYIKGILIDPYAVEDLPNYLVEEPAFDFASLLEINTSASGESPDNHQPEMIMPVRKKKSTAAEGGC, from the coding sequence ATGGATGGAAAAAATAAAATATTGATCATCGTTGCGGCCTTTATCCTGCTGATCATTCTTGGAATCCTTTCGGTAAGGAAACCAGATATTGGTTATCAGTTGACACCCCGTGAAGCCCTCGATAATGCCCTATCGTTAGTAGACGAAGTATTTCCTGAAGATATTGTTTATGCCCTCGAAGATAGTGCCTCCGGTTATCAGCTTATCGATCTGCGGACTCCTTATGACTTTCTGCAAGGCCATATCAGGAAAGCAGTAAATATTCCCTCCAGTGTTCTTCTTCAGGAGGATAATCTGCTTTTCCTGCAAAAGCTGGATAAAGATTCAGTTACTATTGTCCTTTATGGTAATAACCAAAGTCAGGCTAATCTTCCCTGGATGCTTCTGAAGCAAATTGGAATAGAGAATGTGAAAGTTCTCCTCGGTGGTTATGATTATATTAAAGGGATTCTTATTGATCCTTATGCAGTTGAAGATCTTCCCAATTACCTGGTGGAAGAACCTGCCTTCGATTTTGCATCTTTGTTGGAGATCAATACCAGTGCTTCCGGAGAGAGCCCTGATAACCACCAACCTGAAATGATCATGCCGGTTAGAAAAAAGAAAAGTACCGCTGCTGAAGGGGGGTGCTGA
- a CDS encoding YidC/Oxa1 family membrane protein insertase, with protein MRPMLVNIAILFGFFGFISYILLILAGFFGCCAGLSSKGYFIIAGLIMAVAVILFAICAYNNCCNIKKAEKEKENK; from the coding sequence ATGAGACCCATGCTCGTAAATATTGCAATCCTGTTCGGATTTTTTGGTTTTATCAGTTATATACTTCTCATCCTTGCAGGTTTCTTTGGTTGTTGTGCCGGACTGTCATCAAAAGGCTATTTTATCATTGCCGGGCTTATTATGGCCGTAGCTGTGATCCTCTTTGCAATATGTGCATACAACAACTGCTGCAATATCAAAAAAGCTGAAAAGGAAAAAGAGAACAAATAA
- a CDS encoding Rieske (2Fe-2S) protein, which produces MNRVEKKDRRAFLKSLGLIMVLPFFYAWYSVIKVKLRQESYETIKIPLGSITEGISFHNEIIIRKKGDEIRVLSSRCTHLGCKISEFHDGKLICPCHGSVYTTDGEVIKGPATKPLQNFSHDLDEIEGVLIVKSNN; this is translated from the coding sequence ATGAATAGGGTAGAAAAAAAAGACCGGAGGGCATTTCTGAAAAGTCTGGGTTTAATCATGGTTTTACCTTTTTTCTATGCCTGGTATTCAGTCATTAAAGTCAAACTGCGGCAGGAAAGCTATGAAACAATCAAAATACCCCTCGGTTCCATTACGGAAGGGATCAGTTTCCATAATGAAATAATAATCAGGAAAAAAGGGGACGAAATACGCGTTTTATCATCCCGATGCACCCATCTGGGCTGTAAAATATCTGAATTCCATGATGGCAAACTGATTTGTCCCTGCCATGGATCTGTTTACACGACAGACGGAGAAGTAATAAAAGGACCAGCAACCAAACCCCTTCAAAATTTCTCGCACGATTTGGATGAAATTGAAGGAGTTTTGATAGTGAAATCAAACAATTAA
- the tatC gene encoding twin-arginine translocase subunit TatC, which produces MPEVISNKKKNKPDPEKEMSFWEHLEELRWHIVRSVAVILTLAIVAFIFRNIIFDEIILAPKDSGFITNRLLCRLSEILNVQALCLGNLDLEIINIKMSGQFMTHMYVSIVAGLVLGFPYVMGEVWAFIKPALKPRERKHSGGAVLVCSFLFLLGVLFSYFLIVPLTLNFLGTYQVSESVANQIALNSYISTVVSVTFAVGIVFELPILVFFLTKAGIVTPGFLKKNRKYTLVILLVISAIITPPDIFSQVMVCIPLMLLYEISIVISKRAYKHRENELAG; this is translated from the coding sequence ATGCCGGAGGTGATAAGCAACAAGAAGAAAAATAAACCGGATCCTGAAAAGGAAATGTCATTCTGGGAGCACCTGGAAGAATTGCGCTGGCATATAGTCCGCTCAGTAGCGGTAATCCTGACCCTTGCCATAGTTGCCTTTATTTTCAGGAACATCATATTTGATGAGATCATCCTTGCCCCAAAAGATTCAGGATTCATTACCAATCGCTTGCTATGCCGATTATCTGAAATTCTGAACGTACAGGCGCTTTGTCTGGGAAACCTCGATCTGGAAATCATCAACATCAAAATGTCGGGGCAATTCATGACACACATGTACGTGAGCATCGTTGCAGGACTTGTACTTGGCTTTCCCTATGTGATGGGTGAGGTTTGGGCATTCATCAAACCCGCTCTGAAACCCAGGGAAAGAAAACACTCCGGTGGGGCAGTTTTGGTTTGCTCCTTTTTATTCCTTCTGGGGGTATTATTCAGTTATTTTCTGATTGTCCCTCTTACCCTGAATTTTTTAGGGACATACCAGGTAAGTGAATCAGTAGCCAATCAGATAGCCCTCAATTCCTACATCAGTACGGTTGTATCTGTCACTTTTGCTGTTGGGATTGTTTTTGAGTTACCCATTCTGGTATTCTTCCTGACAAAAGCAGGGATTGTAACACCAGGATTCCTGAAAAAGAACAGGAAATATACTCTTGTTATTCTCCTGGTCATTTCAGCCATTATTACACCACCGGATATATTCAGTCAGGTCATGGTTTGTATACCCCTGATGCTGTTATATGAAATTAGCATAGTAATCTCAAAAAGAGCATACAAGCATCGTGAAAACGAATTGGCGGGTTAA
- the nrfD gene encoding polysulfide reductase NrfD — MNEELIISGRMNPGIDPYLSLWHWPIPVYLFLGGLAAGIMFFAALYTILDKEKEMPSAVKWSTFLVPAILSVGLMALFYDLKHQLYFWQLYTTIRFESPMSWGAWVLMLITPLSFLWAGSYIQDAIPSWKWKLKIVQDILDWTARNRKNLSYFILSLSVILGIYTGILLSAFNARPLWNTSILGPLFLVSGLSTGAATIMWISRSHLERRIMSRIDLMLILLELFLITHMIMGFLAGSQVQIEAAQLFLGGQFTVSFWVFVVILGLVFPAILEVLELTGFKVPVAVPSALIIFGGLVFRFIMVEAGQITRYLY, encoded by the coding sequence ATGAATGAAGAGCTTATCATCAGCGGAAGAATGAACCCGGGAATTGATCCCTATCTTTCCCTTTGGCATTGGCCTATTCCGGTTTACTTATTCCTTGGAGGGCTTGCCGCAGGAATTATGTTTTTTGCCGCATTATATACTATCCTCGATAAGGAAAAGGAAATGCCTTCGGCCGTAAAATGGTCTACATTCCTTGTCCCGGCTATTCTTTCTGTCGGCCTTATGGCTCTGTTTTATGATCTTAAACATCAATTGTACTTCTGGCAACTATATACAACCATAAGGTTTGAATCACCTATGTCTTGGGGCGCCTGGGTACTGATGCTCATTACTCCCCTTTCATTCCTGTGGGCCGGAAGCTATATCCAGGATGCCATCCCTTCCTGGAAATGGAAGTTGAAAATAGTACAGGATATTCTCGATTGGACAGCCAGAAACCGTAAAAATCTCTCGTATTTTATTCTGTCTCTTTCCGTTATTCTCGGGATTTATACAGGAATACTCCTCTCGGCTTTCAATGCGAGACCTCTGTGGAATACGTCAATACTCGGTCCCCTGTTCCTCGTCTCCGGTTTGTCAACAGGGGCAGCAACTATTATGTGGATATCCAGAAGCCACCTGGAAAGAAGAATTATGAGCAGAATCGACCTGATGCTGATACTCCTGGAACTGTTCCTGATTACTCATATGATTATGGGTTTTCTCGCCGGTTCACAGGTACAGATCGAGGCCGCTCAACTATTCCTGGGAGGACAGTTTACCGTTTCTTTCTGGGTGTTTGTGGTTATCCTCGGACTGGTCTTTCCAGCTATCCTGGAGGTGTTGGAATTAACCGGTTTTAAAGTGCCTGTAGCTGTACCTTCCGCACTTATTATTTTCGGCGGACTCGTTTTCCGCTTTATAATGGTCGAGGCAGGGCAGATAACGAGGTACCTTTATTAG
- a CDS encoding YeeE/YedE family protein, with the protein MGPLIPQGIIGAQWDLVIAVLIGMAFGFVLESSGFSSSRKLAGVFYGYDFTVLRVFFTAAITAIIGLVYFSYAGWIDLSMIFVNPTFVASAIIGGAVMGLGFIMGGYCPGTSFCGAAIGKIDAMFFTIGMFIGIFIFSEGFSWLNVLYESGSLGPALIYETIGISRSLFVLLLVIIALVAFFLTARIQKRVKKVEY; encoded by the coding sequence ATGGGACCACTTATTCCTCAAGGTATTATTGGAGCACAATGGGATCTGGTTATTGCCGTCCTGATCGGAATGGCCTTTGGTTTTGTGTTGGAATCATCCGGATTTTCATCTTCCAGGAAACTGGCAGGTGTGTTTTATGGGTATGATTTTACAGTGCTTCGTGTGTTTTTTACTGCCGCTATCACAGCTATCATTGGTTTGGTCTATTTTAGCTATGCAGGATGGATCGATTTATCTATGATTTTTGTTAATCCTACCTTCGTGGCCTCCGCCATTATCGGGGGAGCTGTGATGGGACTTGGCTTCATTATGGGAGGCTATTGCCCGGGTACCAGCTTCTGTGGTGCTGCCATTGGTAAAATAGATGCCATGTTCTTTACTATTGGGATGTTTATCGGAATATTTATTTTTTCCGAAGGCTTTTCCTGGCTCAATGTTCTTTATGAAAGCGGTTCCCTTGGACCCGCCTTGATATATGAAACTATTGGAATATCCCGCAGCCTGTTTGTACTCCTATTGGTAATCATCGCTTTGGTTGCGTTTTTTCTGACAGCCAGAATACAGAAACGGGTTAAAAAAGTCGAATATTAA
- a CDS encoding rhodanese-like domain-containing protein — MKRIYLILMVLAILLSAGMFLFEEPDNASEISPENLLLAFSDDSHYWSTDLVADKIIKQDPALLLIDVRNPDEYLDFSLPGALNIPLENILDPEWEDYFSAEDYDIVFFSNDEIYADQAWILLQRQDFKNLRVMKGGLNHWAVTILQPPIPKQSDPEEAFALYSFRMAARQYFGGGSIDAAPASQPEKIEITRKKKSTAAEGGC, encoded by the coding sequence ATGAAAAGAATTTATTTGATATTGATGGTTCTTGCTATTCTCTTGAGTGCCGGTATGTTTTTATTCGAAGAACCGGATAACGCAAGTGAAATAAGCCCTGAAAACCTATTGCTGGCCTTTAGTGATGATTCGCACTACTGGTCAACAGACCTGGTTGCTGATAAAATTATCAAACAGGATCCGGCACTATTGTTGATTGATGTAAGAAATCCTGATGAGTATCTTGATTTTAGCCTTCCCGGAGCACTCAATATTCCCCTGGAAAATATTCTCGATCCCGAATGGGAAGATTACTTTTCTGCAGAAGATTACGATATTGTATTCTTTTCAAACGATGAAATATATGCCGACCAGGCCTGGATATTGCTTCAAAGGCAAGACTTTAAAAATCTCCGTGTGATGAAAGGCGGACTTAACCATTGGGCAGTTACGATACTCCAACCCCCAATACCGAAACAAAGCGATCCGGAAGAAGCGTTTGCACTGTATTCTTTCAGAATGGCTGCACGACAATACTTCGGTGGAGGAAGTATAGATGCGGCTCCTGCCAGCCAACCTGAAAAGATTGAAATTACACGAAAAAAGAAAAGTACAGCCGCCGAAGGCGGTTGCTGA